A single region of the Oceaniferula marina genome encodes:
- a CDS encoding FeoA family protein: MTPKEKYLLQQRLNCALLRVEMIADIASELKVDSAMTLSQAQAGCMLRICKLEGKGCRRLREIGLCEEMQICKLSNGRNMLCSMCGTKLAVSRKLGEQVMVEVA; this comes from the coding sequence ATGACCCCGAAGGAAAAATACTTATTGCAACAGCGTCTCAATTGCGCTCTATTGCGCGTGGAGATGATTGCCGATATTGCCAGCGAGCTGAAAGTGGACAGTGCGATGACCTTGAGTCAGGCGCAAGCGGGCTGCATGCTGCGTATTTGCAAACTGGAGGGAAAGGGCTGTCGCCGTTTGCGGGAGATTGGTCTGTGTGAGGAAATGCAGATTTGCAAGCTGTCGAACGGTCGTAACATGTTGTGTTCGATGTGTGGGACCAAACTGGCGGTGAGCCGGAAGCTGGGTGAGCAGGTGATGGTTGAGGTGGCTTGA
- a CDS encoding PQQ-dependent sugar dehydrogenase, with protein sequence MHYLRLTLMWIASAFYLHAGVTTTLVTDELKLPVWASAPEGTSQLLWIVEKKGTIQILDRKSGKKQLFLDIVSRVGSKGNEEGLLGLAFEKDYLKSGRFYVNLTNPKGFTEIIRFTAHGKDKRQCKPESAEVLLTYKQDYRNHNGGWIGIGPDGYLYIGNGDGGSANDPKDRAQDLSSHLGKLLRIDVSPEKGYRIPKDNPFKNNSKAKAEIYAYGLRNPWRCSWDRKTKDFYIADVGQNAWEEINYVPAGKGKGANYGWRLREGMIATPKKKVGGDKPRAAIDPVYVYRHGSGPDQGVSVTGGYVYRGPIQSLQGKYFFADYANPRIWSFEIKNGKMHNFEDWTDTFKYKGKSIKSISSFGEDPEGNLLIISYKGSIYQVVEQ encoded by the coding sequence ATGCATTACCTCCGACTCACCCTGATGTGGATAGCCTCCGCATTTTACCTGCATGCCGGCGTCACCACCACGCTGGTCACGGATGAATTAAAACTCCCCGTATGGGCCAGCGCCCCTGAAGGAACGTCCCAGTTGCTGTGGATTGTCGAAAAAAAGGGAACCATCCAGATTCTCGACCGAAAATCGGGAAAGAAGCAGCTGTTTCTCGACATCGTTTCGCGAGTCGGTTCCAAGGGCAACGAAGAAGGGCTGCTCGGACTCGCCTTTGAAAAAGATTACCTTAAATCCGGAAGATTCTACGTCAATCTGACCAACCCGAAAGGCTTCACCGAAATCATTCGCTTCACCGCTCACGGCAAAGACAAACGTCAATGCAAACCAGAATCCGCTGAAGTCCTGCTCACCTACAAACAAGACTACCGCAACCACAACGGTGGATGGATCGGCATCGGGCCGGACGGCTATCTTTACATCGGCAACGGAGACGGAGGGTCAGCCAACGACCCCAAAGACCGGGCTCAGGACCTCAGTTCCCACCTTGGAAAACTTCTTCGCATCGACGTGTCCCCAGAAAAAGGCTACCGCATTCCCAAGGACAATCCGTTTAAAAACAATTCAAAGGCCAAAGCCGAAATCTACGCCTACGGACTCCGCAATCCCTGGCGCTGTTCATGGGACCGCAAAACCAAGGATTTTTACATCGCAGATGTCGGCCAAAACGCATGGGAAGAAATCAACTATGTCCCCGCAGGCAAAGGCAAAGGAGCAAACTACGGCTGGAGACTAAGAGAAGGCATGATCGCCACCCCCAAGAAAAAAGTGGGCGGAGACAAACCCAGAGCTGCCATCGACCCGGTCTACGTCTACCGCCACGGCAGCGGCCCCGATCAAGGAGTCTCGGTCACTGGCGGCTACGTCTACCGCGGCCCCATCCAATCACTTCAAGGGAAGTACTTCTTCGCAGACTACGCCAACCCGAGAATCTGGTCGTTCGAAATAAAAAATGGCAAGATGCACAACTTTGAAGACTGGACCGATACCTTCAAATACAAAGGAAAGTCCATCAAATCGATTTCTTCCTTTGGAGAAGACCCGGAAGGCAACCTCCTGATTATTTCCTACAAAGGAAGTATCTATCAGGTGGTCGAGCAATAA
- the feoB gene encoding ferrous iron transporter B has protein sequence MMETIALVGNPNCGKTTLFNSLTGANQKTGNYPGITVTRVSGTFRTPHGNRYELLDLPGCYSLDPKSPDEKITRDVLFGSQEGEAQPSAVVCVVDASNLERHLYLALQVVDLGLPVVVALNKVDLAESQGVRINVEMLAEELGLPVVPCQANTGKGVIDLKHAIRHPFPHPAQAASHGLSREAMVSDEALSQARTARVQEICAHATRRLELGGMTISDKIDQVVLHPLAGWGIFIGLMLGIFYTIFSVSAYPMGWVETGIDAVKGLVDGWMSEGDVKDLVINGVIDGVGSVVIFLPQILMLLFFIGLMETTGYMTRAAMLMDGLMGRVGLSGRAFLPLMSSYACAIPGIMATRSMDSAKQRLLTILIAPWMSCTARLPVYSLLIGMLMAGQGAWMQALVLAGVYALGTVTALFAAWLLAPKVKGEEEASHFLMELPVYSRPDWSYIGRHLLERAWAFIRNAGTVILGLCILLWALQTYPKPEEGSPAAENPSLALEQSYMGRVGHAIEPVVKPLGYDWRTGTALIASFAAREVFNANLAISYSVEEVDDEEAFLERLRGQLDQATWPDGRKIYTPVTTLSLLVFFVYALQCLPTTVVVRRESGSWKWALAQLGGMSLVAWLAAFTVYQLGSLLV, from the coding sequence ATGATGGAAACCATAGCTCTTGTCGGAAACCCCAACTGTGGAAAAACCACGCTGTTTAATTCGCTGACCGGGGCGAATCAGAAAACCGGTAATTATCCGGGGATTACGGTGACCCGGGTGTCTGGGACCTTTCGCACGCCCCACGGCAATCGGTATGAATTGCTCGATCTTCCTGGATGTTACTCGCTGGATCCCAAGTCTCCGGACGAAAAGATTACCCGGGATGTGCTCTTTGGTTCGCAAGAGGGCGAGGCACAACCATCAGCTGTCGTCTGTGTGGTGGATGCCTCCAATCTGGAGCGGCACCTTTATCTGGCGCTACAGGTTGTGGATCTTGGATTGCCGGTGGTAGTGGCCTTGAATAAAGTGGATTTGGCTGAATCCCAGGGGGTGAGAATCAATGTGGAGATGCTCGCTGAAGAACTCGGCTTGCCCGTGGTGCCATGTCAGGCCAATACGGGGAAGGGAGTGATCGATCTCAAGCACGCGATCCGGCATCCGTTCCCTCACCCGGCACAAGCGGCCAGCCATGGTTTGAGTCGTGAGGCCATGGTGAGTGATGAGGCCCTGTCTCAGGCCCGAACTGCGCGGGTGCAGGAAATATGTGCACACGCGACGCGGCGCTTGGAGTTGGGAGGCATGACGATCAGTGACAAAATCGACCAGGTGGTGTTGCATCCACTTGCCGGTTGGGGCATTTTTATCGGCTTGATGCTGGGGATTTTTTACACGATTTTCAGTGTTTCCGCGTATCCCATGGGCTGGGTGGAGACCGGGATTGATGCGGTCAAAGGGCTTGTTGACGGATGGATGTCCGAGGGGGACGTGAAGGATTTGGTGATCAACGGGGTGATTGACGGAGTTGGGAGTGTGGTGATTTTCTTACCGCAGATTTTGATGTTGTTGTTTTTCATCGGACTGATGGAAACGACGGGGTACATGACACGGGCGGCGATGCTGATGGACGGCTTGATGGGGAGGGTCGGCTTGAGTGGTCGGGCGTTTTTACCATTGATGAGTTCTTATGCCTGCGCCATCCCGGGGATTATGGCGACGCGCAGCATGGATAGTGCCAAGCAACGCCTTCTGACGATATTGATTGCTCCGTGGATGAGTTGTACCGCCCGTCTGCCGGTGTATTCTCTGCTGATTGGCATGTTAATGGCCGGACAGGGGGCTTGGATGCAGGCTCTCGTTTTGGCCGGAGTCTATGCTCTGGGAACGGTGACGGCCTTGTTTGCCGCCTGGTTGCTGGCGCCCAAGGTGAAGGGGGAGGAAGAGGCGTCACATTTTTTGATGGAACTTCCGGTCTACAGTCGGCCTGACTGGTCATACATTGGGCGGCATTTACTTGAGCGTGCTTGGGCCTTTATACGGAATGCGGGCACGGTGATTCTTGGGCTTTGTATTTTACTTTGGGCGCTTCAGACGTATCCCAAACCTGAGGAAGGCTCCCCGGCTGCTGAGAACCCCTCATTGGCTCTAGAACAAAGTTATATGGGGAGGGTTGGCCATGCGATCGAACCCGTGGTCAAGCCTCTCGGCTATGATTGGCGAACGGGAACGGCCCTGATTGCATCGTTTGCAGCGCGTGAGGTTTTTAATGCCAATTTGGCGATTTCTTATTCGGTTGAAGAAGTGGATGACGAGGAGGCTTTTCTGGAGCGGCTTCGTGGCCAGTTGGATCAGGCGACCTGGCCTGACGGGCGCAAGATTTACACGCCGGTCACGACCTTGAGCTTGTTGGTCTTTTTCGTCTATGCTCTGCAATGTTTGCCGACCACGGTGGTGGTCCGGCGGGAATCCGGGTCTTGGAAGTGGGCATTGGCCCAGCTGGGAGGGATGTCGCTGGTTGCCTGGTTGGCCGCATTCACCGTTTACCAGCTTGGTAGTTTGCTGGTGTAA
- a CDS encoding RNA polymerase sigma factor, which produces MTSASATIKLPQAAIEATPMPDPRASSPASTDDVSPSASHLSEDDTDVELMQRVAKQDEAAFEQLIERHQHAVIGTVAKMLGNPSDAEDIAQQVFIRIWKSAPRYKPTAKFTTFLFTIARNLVFNESRRRSRKKEYSMDEREDDFHLQTPDPQQARPDQDVLHAELQHAVDQAIASLPEKQRMAVILRRYEGMPYDEISEVLGLSISAVKSQLFRARTTLRETLQQYLNQ; this is translated from the coding sequence ATGACCAGCGCATCCGCCACCATCAAGCTCCCGCAGGCTGCCATCGAAGCAACACCTATGCCCGACCCCCGCGCCAGCAGTCCAGCCTCCACGGACGATGTCAGCCCTTCCGCCAGCCACCTCAGTGAGGATGACACGGACGTCGAGCTGATGCAGCGTGTCGCCAAACAGGACGAAGCAGCCTTTGAGCAGCTGATTGAGCGCCACCAACATGCGGTGATCGGAACCGTGGCAAAAATGCTGGGCAACCCGTCTGACGCCGAAGACATTGCCCAACAAGTATTCATCCGAATCTGGAAGAGCGCCCCCCGCTACAAGCCTACCGCCAAATTTACGACCTTCCTCTTCACCATCGCACGCAACCTCGTCTTCAATGAAAGCCGGAGACGCAGCCGCAAAAAAGAATACTCGATGGACGAGCGGGAGGATGATTTTCACCTCCAGACACCTGACCCCCAACAAGCGAGGCCGGATCAAGACGTTCTGCACGCAGAACTCCAACACGCTGTTGACCAAGCAATTGCCTCGCTACCCGAAAAGCAACGGATGGCTGTCATTCTCCGCCGTTACGAAGGGATGCCATACGACGAAATCTCCGAGGTCCTCGGGCTTTCAATCTCAGCGGTCAAAAGCCAACTCTTCCGGGCCAGAACCACCCTGAGGGAAACCCTGCAACAATACCTCAATCAGTAG
- a CDS encoding YcxB family protein — protein MWLRSAIGIGVFPLAIWLIFSEGWTPWPMLLMLVGTLVMLRPIIWNMMQVRSLHKLPGYGQEVCYTITPEALHIDGESKSARLDSHQIVECVPTTQGILIYHSKTSYTWLPHSAFDSTTDYHQAGTWLSQMAQ, from the coding sequence ATGTGGCTCCGGAGCGCCATCGGCATCGGAGTTTTTCCATTGGCCATCTGGCTCATTTTCAGCGAAGGCTGGACACCATGGCCCATGCTTCTAATGCTGGTCGGCACCCTGGTGATGCTGCGCCCCATCATCTGGAACATGATGCAGGTCCGCTCATTGCACAAACTCCCGGGCTACGGCCAGGAAGTCTGTTACACAATCACCCCCGAGGCTTTACACATCGACGGAGAAAGTAAATCCGCCCGTCTCGACTCCCACCAAATCGTCGAGTGCGTACCGACCACACAGGGCATCCTGATCTACCATAGTAAAACATCTTACACTTGGCTGCCCCACTCTGCCTTTGATTCCACTACCGACTATCACCAGGCTGGAACATGGCTGAGCCAAATGGCTCAATAA
- a CDS encoding HupE/UreJ family protein, which yields MPPSLRSLCCLITLLSSVFTCRGHVVEQLFFILEKAGPQWEVTSAFDAGYALPKFRDDASSPQPPRSWLTGLSEKEHQALRTEAETYLRESMLFSYGDQTADFTVSFPDFANRPPSFPTMLNGGAYFNISLRGNIEIQQGQALKLTIAQGDRPNFIIASGPQSKRQYRILKPGESVELFTLDPSGNEHIPQHTGNLDWIRLGYQHVLPDGWDHALFILALFLMARRWQALLAQSLCFTIAHCITLGLASSHAMAIQQWPGAWLIEPLIALSIAAVAIENLFTDQQSKRRLVTVFLFGLIHGLGFAGSLGTLLNPSGENGIRSLVLANIGVELAQVTLLLIAWILTTSWHTSKIYPRFRAIASAGISLIALFWFVDRLWSSHPF from the coding sequence ATGCCCCCATCCCTCCGCTCCCTCTGCTGCCTGATCACCCTGCTTTCGTCAGTCTTCACATGCCGGGGGCACGTCGTAGAACAGCTCTTTTTCATTTTAGAAAAAGCAGGCCCCCAATGGGAGGTCACAAGCGCATTCGACGCCGGATACGCACTGCCGAAATTCCGCGACGACGCCTCATCACCGCAACCTCCTCGCTCGTGGCTAACAGGACTAAGCGAGAAAGAGCATCAGGCGCTACGCACTGAAGCCGAAACCTACCTGCGCGAGTCCATGCTCTTCAGCTATGGAGATCAAACCGCCGATTTCACCGTCAGCTTTCCCGACTTTGCAAACCGACCACCCAGCTTCCCAACCATGCTGAACGGAGGTGCTTATTTCAACATCAGCCTCCGCGGCAACATTGAAATCCAGCAAGGTCAAGCGCTCAAACTCACGATTGCACAGGGAGATCGGCCCAACTTCATCATCGCCAGTGGCCCCCAAAGCAAGCGCCAATACCGGATCCTCAAACCGGGAGAATCGGTCGAACTGTTCACGCTTGACCCAAGCGGCAACGAGCACATCCCCCAACACACGGGCAATCTCGATTGGATCCGTCTCGGCTACCAACACGTCCTGCCCGATGGATGGGATCACGCCCTGTTCATTCTTGCGCTTTTCCTCATGGCTCGCCGCTGGCAAGCGCTACTCGCCCAATCCCTGTGTTTCACCATCGCCCACTGCATCACGCTCGGACTGGCCAGCAGCCACGCAATGGCCATTCAACAATGGCCGGGAGCCTGGCTAATCGAACCGCTGATAGCACTCAGTATTGCGGCCGTCGCGATAGAAAACCTGTTCACGGATCAACAAAGCAAGAGACGACTCGTTACCGTGTTTCTCTTTGGACTCATCCACGGATTAGGATTTGCAGGGAGCCTTGGCACCTTGCTCAACCCCTCCGGCGAAAACGGCATTCGCTCCCTGGTATTAGCCAACATCGGCGTCGAACTTGCCCAAGTCACCCTGCTACTGATAGCATGGATCCTAACGACCTCCTGGCACACCTCGAAGATCTACCCCCGATTCAGAGCCATCGCGTCCGCCGGCATCAGCCTAATCGCTCTGTTCTGGTTTGTTGACCGACTTTGGTCCAGCCACCCGTTCTAA
- a CDS encoding DUF1553 domain-containing protein, with translation MITRLFALASGMLLLSCDQDQGSGSDERSASHVSTSPSTSPSTSPESDGLPELVTFNAHIQPILSEKCYHCHGPDSGTREPKDAPLRIDRESFAFEPRENGKPVIVRGAPEESLLLDLMKSEDVSEIMPPPKSHKTMSPEEIALVEKWIKQGAEYQEHWAFLAPQKAELPKVKADRWVRNPIDQFVLAKMEEAGLQPNPPQNPRRLLRRITFDVIGLPPEPEEVDQFEKAFQEDPVAAVNEVLDRLFQMPAYGEQQGRLWLDAARYADTHGIHIDNFREIWPYRDWVVDAFNRNMPFDRFTVEQLAGDLLESPTLDQKVATGFNRCLPTTGEGGSIADEVNAMYATDRVNTTFGVWQGLTVGCAECHDHKFDPVSQKEFYQLTAFFRNTTMAALDRNNGRHPPSVFVPRPGDRPRLAEIEKEIEHWQEVAGTKQSQYKLERKKAFQDWLKQLPDRGGQPHRTVDKEIVSLPLRVTGGGELLGYTAGNPTSWKVDVKSRPGVFGPALSLGGQSSIELGDLADFDGKRGFSFGGFVYVEGSPNGAILARMDSSDHHRGWDLWLQGGKVGAHIVDQWPDRAVKAVANKALTAKQWHHVWVVYDPSKKKSSLTIYIDGKAEALSYSHNTKLRAIDTKVPLRLGAREGNDSALQGVVAVQDLRIVSRPMPAKEVNKMLFDSLVDEAGQLQEVKGRKGNAALLAALRKQFDVTHPSKPTEEDQKIKALTAEAERLKKRGSYSLVMEEKKDRDPFAYILERGDYASKGEKVSAGTPAVLPAMTEEMQVNRRGLAEWLVSTENPLTSRVTINRYWHYLFGRGIVETTEDFGIMGGRPSHPELLDWLALEFVEQGWDVQHMLRTIIGSSTYQQSAGLSPEKLEKDPLNVLFTRAPRFRMHGEQIRDMALSASDLLVDEVGGAPVKPYQPEGIWEAVAMNQSNTRHYKQDSGEKLYRRSIYTIWKRTAPHPAMELLNAPARETFCVRRERTNTPLAAFVLMNDEQLVEACRVLAEKAMKEGKGEQQRLDLITQRLLARSLKDDERKIVAQSLNEALQLYQSDPEAASKLLAVGDSEADPSLPAAEFAAWTMVTTQILNLDEAQTK, from the coding sequence ATGATCACTCGATTGTTTGCGCTGGCATCCGGCATGTTGCTCCTCTCCTGCGATCAGGATCAGGGTTCAGGCAGTGACGAACGCTCTGCGAGCCATGTTTCGACTTCCCCATCGACATCCCCATCGACCTCCCCGGAATCCGATGGTTTACCTGAGTTGGTGACTTTCAATGCCCACATCCAGCCGATATTGTCGGAAAAATGCTACCATTGCCACGGTCCGGACTCGGGGACTCGCGAGCCGAAGGATGCACCCTTACGGATCGACCGCGAATCCTTTGCCTTTGAACCTCGTGAAAATGGGAAGCCGGTGATCGTCCGTGGAGCTCCGGAAGAGTCATTGCTGCTGGATTTGATGAAGTCGGAGGATGTTTCGGAAATCATGCCGCCTCCTAAAAGTCACAAAACGATGAGCCCGGAAGAGATTGCGCTTGTCGAAAAGTGGATCAAACAAGGGGCTGAATACCAGGAGCATTGGGCGTTTTTGGCCCCTCAAAAAGCTGAGCTTCCCAAGGTCAAAGCAGATCGTTGGGTGCGTAACCCCATCGACCAGTTTGTTTTGGCGAAGATGGAAGAGGCTGGGTTGCAGCCGAACCCCCCACAAAACCCGCGTCGATTATTGCGGCGGATTACCTTTGATGTCATCGGATTGCCACCGGAACCAGAAGAGGTGGACCAGTTCGAAAAAGCATTTCAAGAGGATCCGGTCGCAGCGGTGAATGAGGTGCTCGACCGCTTGTTCCAGATGCCGGCATACGGTGAGCAGCAGGGGCGCTTGTGGTTGGATGCCGCGCGGTATGCGGACACACACGGTATTCATATCGATAATTTCCGTGAGATTTGGCCATACCGCGACTGGGTGGTGGATGCCTTTAACCGGAACATGCCCTTTGATCGGTTTACGGTGGAGCAGTTGGCGGGCGATTTGCTCGAATCTCCGACTCTCGACCAAAAAGTTGCAACGGGCTTTAACCGCTGTCTGCCGACGACAGGTGAAGGGGGGTCGATCGCGGATGAGGTGAATGCCATGTATGCAACCGACCGGGTGAACACCACCTTTGGTGTCTGGCAGGGGCTGACGGTGGGATGTGCCGAATGCCACGACCATAAATTTGATCCTGTCAGTCAGAAAGAATTCTATCAGTTGACTGCTTTTTTCCGCAATACAACGATGGCAGCTCTGGATCGGAACAACGGGCGGCATCCTCCAAGCGTGTTTGTGCCACGCCCGGGCGACCGACCACGTTTGGCGGAAATCGAAAAAGAGATTGAGCATTGGCAAGAGGTCGCCGGAACAAAACAATCTCAATATAAGTTAGAACGAAAGAAGGCCTTTCAAGATTGGCTGAAGCAGTTGCCGGATCGCGGTGGACAGCCGCATCGCACGGTGGATAAAGAGATCGTATCGTTGCCGCTAAGGGTTACGGGTGGCGGAGAGCTACTTGGTTATACGGCCGGGAATCCGACGTCATGGAAAGTCGATGTGAAGTCGCGTCCCGGAGTCTTTGGGCCGGCTTTGTCATTGGGTGGTCAGTCATCGATCGAGCTGGGTGATCTCGCCGACTTCGATGGGAAACGTGGTTTTTCCTTTGGAGGTTTTGTTTATGTTGAAGGCTCTCCTAACGGGGCCATTCTTGCCAGAATGGATTCGAGTGATCATCACCGTGGCTGGGACCTTTGGTTGCAAGGGGGAAAGGTTGGCGCCCATATCGTCGACCAGTGGCCGGATCGGGCCGTGAAAGCAGTTGCCAACAAGGCGTTGACAGCGAAACAGTGGCATCATGTTTGGGTTGTGTATGACCCCAGTAAAAAGAAGTCATCGTTGACGATCTATATCGATGGCAAGGCCGAGGCTCTGAGCTATTCTCATAATACCAAGCTGCGTGCGATTGATACCAAGGTTCCTTTACGTCTCGGTGCGAGGGAGGGGAATGACAGTGCCTTGCAGGGCGTGGTGGCAGTGCAAGACCTTCGTATTGTTTCCCGTCCGATGCCGGCAAAGGAAGTTAATAAAATGCTTTTCGATTCACTGGTCGATGAAGCCGGACAGCTTCAAGAAGTGAAAGGGCGAAAAGGGAATGCAGCTTTGCTCGCAGCTCTGAGAAAACAATTTGATGTGACTCATCCGTCGAAACCAACGGAAGAGGATCAAAAAATCAAGGCGCTGACTGCGGAAGCCGAGCGATTGAAAAAGCGAGGATCATACTCGTTGGTCATGGAGGAAAAAAAGGACCGCGATCCTTTTGCCTATATTCTTGAACGAGGCGATTATGCTTCCAAGGGGGAGAAAGTCTCGGCCGGAACACCTGCCGTGTTGCCGGCAATGACCGAGGAGATGCAGGTAAACCGCCGTGGGTTGGCTGAATGGCTGGTCTCGACCGAGAACCCCTTGACGTCCAGAGTTACGATCAACCGCTATTGGCATTACTTGTTTGGTCGTGGCATTGTCGAGACCACCGAGGACTTTGGCATCATGGGTGGTCGCCCCAGTCACCCGGAACTCTTGGATTGGTTGGCTCTTGAATTTGTCGAGCAGGGGTGGGATGTGCAACACATGTTGAGAACAATCATCGGTTCGTCAACCTACCAGCAGTCGGCTGGTTTATCGCCGGAGAAGTTGGAAAAGGATCCGTTGAATGTCTTATTCACCCGGGCTCCGAGGTTTAGGATGCATGGGGAGCAGATCCGTGACATGGCATTGTCGGCGTCCGATCTGCTGGTCGATGAGGTGGGGGGGGCTCCTGTAAAACCCTACCAGCCGGAAGGCATCTGGGAGGCTGTGGCCATGAATCAATCGAATACCCGTCATTACAAACAAGACAGCGGGGAGAAGTTATACCGACGTTCGATTTATACCATTTGGAAGCGAACGGCACCTCACCCGGCGATGGAGTTATTGAATGCTCCGGCCCGGGAGACGTTTTGTGTTAGACGCGAGCGGACAAACACACCGCTGGCCGCATTTGTTTTGATGAATGACGAGCAGTTGGTGGAAGCCTGTCGGGTGTTGGCGGAGAAGGCAATGAAAGAGGGAAAGGGGGAGCAACAAAGACTGGACCTGATTACCCAAAGATTGCTGGCCCGATCGTTGAAGGATGATGAACGAAAAATCGTTGCCCAATCACTGAACGAAGCGTTGCAGCTATACCAGTCCGATCCGGAAGCTGCATCCAAATTGTTAGCTGTTGGAGACAGCGAAGCGGACCCTTCGCTACCTGCTGCTGAGTTTGCCGCATGGACGATGGTGACTACCCAGATACTCAATCTCGACGAGGCACAAACCAAATAA
- a CDS encoding ROK family protein, with protein MITTHAKITPVLDPEFVPAVLWNRAFEAKVAEDPGAHDVEVALGRTDGTVFRRSVRILSHEGENMADNIKYVERLIKFMLWGQGGSQIFIAGNDAVAAALAEMYSENGSRKFDWDIVGKGMFGEYINVTATTADAIPAENSPVAPLGRHLEGCRIGFDLGGSDRKCAAVIDGKVVFSEEVPWDPYFKEDPSYQYDGIIHSLKLAAEHLPRVDAIGGSSAGVYINNEVRIASLFRGIKDPEVFDTVVRPIFKNISEKEYPGIPFDVINDGEVTALAGSISLDTNSVLGVAMGTSEAVGYVDPQGNVTTQINELAFAPVDYRENGPVDEWSGDEGCGVQFFCQQGVARLAPAAGFDFGDMPFPEQLIKVQEAMAEGDENAAKIYQTIGTCFGYAIAHYADFYEIGTLIIMGRATSGPGGQIMIDAAKEVLEAEFPELAEQITITQPDEKMKRHGQAVAAASLPALA; from the coding sequence ATGATTACCACACACGCGAAAATCACACCCGTTCTTGACCCGGAATTTGTCCCTGCCGTCCTTTGGAACCGTGCCTTTGAAGCCAAGGTTGCTGAAGACCCGGGAGCTCACGATGTTGAGGTAGCCCTTGGCCGCACCGACGGCACCGTCTTCCGCCGTTCCGTTCGCATTCTCTCCCATGAAGGTGAAAACATGGCCGACAACATCAAATACGTTGAGCGCCTGATCAAATTCATGCTCTGGGGACAGGGTGGAAGCCAGATTTTTATTGCCGGCAACGATGCTGTTGCAGCAGCACTGGCCGAGATGTATTCAGAAAACGGCTCCCGTAAATTCGATTGGGACATCGTCGGTAAAGGGATGTTTGGCGAATACATCAACGTGACAGCCACCACCGCCGATGCCATTCCAGCAGAAAACAGCCCGGTAGCACCACTCGGCCGCCACTTGGAAGGATGCCGGATCGGCTTCGACCTTGGGGGATCGGACCGCAAATGCGCTGCGGTCATCGATGGCAAGGTGGTCTTCTCCGAGGAAGTCCCATGGGACCCTTATTTCAAGGAGGACCCAAGCTACCAATACGACGGAATTATTCACTCCTTGAAGCTGGCTGCCGAGCATCTGCCACGCGTCGATGCCATCGGAGGATCTTCCGCTGGTGTTTACATCAACAACGAAGTCCGTATCGCTTCGCTTTTCCGAGGAATCAAGGACCCGGAGGTATTTGATACCGTCGTTCGCCCAATCTTCAAAAATATCTCTGAAAAAGAATACCCAGGTATCCCCTTCGACGTCATCAACGACGGTGAGGTCACCGCATTGGCGGGATCCATTTCGCTCGACACCAACTCCGTGCTCGGAGTCGCCATGGGAACCTCCGAAGCCGTGGGTTATGTCGATCCTCAAGGCAATGTCACCACCCAGATCAACGAACTCGCCTTTGCTCCGGTGGATTACCGCGAAAACGGGCCGGTTGATGAGTGGTCCGGCGACGAAGGATGCGGCGTCCAGTTCTTCTGCCAGCAAGGGGTTGCCCGCCTCGCACCAGCCGCTGGATTTGACTTCGGCGACATGCCCTTCCCCGAGCAACTGATCAAAGTGCAGGAGGCCATGGCCGAAGGTGACGAAAATGCTGCCAAGATCTACCAAACGATTGGAACATGCTTCGGTTACGCCATCGCCCACTATGCGGACTTCTACGAAATTGGCACCCTGATCATCATGGGCCGCGCCACTTCCGGACCCGGAGGCCAAATCATGATCGATGCAGCCAAGGAGGTGCTCGAGGCCGAGTTCCCTGAGCTCGCTGAGCAAATCACCATCACCCAGCCGGACGAAAAAATGAAGCGTCACGGCCAGGCGGTTGCCGCAGCATCCCTGCCGGCACTTGCTTAA